AGTCTGGAGACTATTACAGATTCTTAAGTGAGATGCTGAAGAGTTTGGAAGATCTGAAGgtaatttacttattttccttGAAGCATCAAAAAATAGAGTAGAACTTATTGTTACTGCCTCATTGTAACATGGATTTGGGCATACTTACTGGTAAAACTATGTTTTCTCTACACAATTAGTATAATATACACAGTTTCCTTATAAGCCTGGCGTTAGTCCCATGCTCCAGTATACTGCTTAAAATGCCTTAGGTAATATTTCCAAAATTGTAGGTATTTTACCTTGCCCCAAACCAGTAATTTTACTTACAATTTGGTCAAggaatttgctttatttttttgtattaaatgaAGCCTAAGAACATCCTAGGTGAGCTGTATTTGAATTCTTTCATGTTGAGTGATTGTTTAATTTACTccttatttcaaatatttgaattgAGCATAGATGGAAACTTATAccttgaaacaaaaaaaacataattCATAAAACCATAAGCTTTGGGTCTTGAAAGAAATGAcctcatttacagatgaagaggcTGAAACTCAAATCTGTAACTTTTGATAAGATCATACAAGCAGTTGGTAGAAGAATTATGAGGAAAATACAGATTTGTTGAATTTTTGTCAAGTAGTTTTGTCTTATaccactctgtgtgtgtgctgtgtgtgctcaAGTAtgcttgtatgtgtgtatatttgtcaGTGGgtaaagagaaatgagaatgtATATTGGTCTGGGAGGGGAAAAGTACTGCTTCTTTCTCATGATATGAGGTGTTTTTGTTTCAACATATTTTTGATGTTACTTTTATAGCTGAAAAATACCAAGATTGAAGTTTTGGAAGAGGAGCTCAAACTGGCCCGGGATGCCAACTCTGAAAACTGCAATAAGAACAAATTCCTGGATCAGAACCTGCAGAAATGCCAGACAGAGTGTTCCCAGGCCAGAGCAAAGCTTGTGAGCCTGGAGGAACTAAAGAGACAAGCTGAGCTGGATGGAAAGGCAGCAAAGCAAAATCTAGACAGGTGCTATGGCCAAATAAAAGAACTCAATGAGAAGATCACCAGACTAACTTATGAGATCgaagatgaaaaaagaagaagaaaggccgTGGAAGACAGATTAGATCAACAGAAGAGTGACTATGACCAACTGCAGAAAGCCAGGCAGTGTGAAAAGGAGAGCCTTGGTTGGCAAAAAATAGAGTCTGAAAAAGCCATCAAAGAAAAGGAGTGCGAGATAGAAAGACTGAGGATTCTTCTGCAGGAGGAGAGTTCCCGGAAGAGAGAATATGAAAATGAGCTGGCAAAGGTAAGAAACCACTATAATGAGGAGATCAGTAATTTAAGGAACAAGTTTGAAACAGAGATTAATATTACGAAGACCACCATCAAGGAGATATCCATGCAAAAGGAGGATGATTCCAAAAATCTTAGAAACCAGCTTGAAAGACTCTCAAGGGAAAATCGGGATCTGAAGGATGAAGTTGTCAGGCTGAATGACAGCATCCTACAGACCACGGAGCATCGAAGGAGGGCTGAAGAAGATGCCCTTCAGCAAAAAGCCTGTGGCTCTGAGATGATGCAAAAGAAGCAACATCTGGAGATGGAGCTTAAGCAGGTAATCCAGCAGCGCTCTGAGGACAATGCAAGACACAAACAGTCCCTTGAGGAGGCTGCAAAGACTATTCAGGACAAAAATAAGGAGATTGAAAGACTCAAAGCTGACTTTCAGGAGGAGGCCAAGCGCCGCTGGGAATATGAAAATGAACTGGCTAAGGTAAGAAACAATTACGATGAGGAAATCATTAGCTTAAAAAACCAGTTTGAAACAGAGATCAACATCACCAAGACGACCATCCACCAGCTCACCATGCAGAAGGAAGAAGACACCAGTGGCTACCGAGCTCAGATAGATAACCTCACCAGAGAAAACAGGAACCTGTGTGAAGAAATAAAGAGGTTGAAGAACACTTTAGCCCAGACCACAGAGAATCTCAGGAGGGTCGAAGAGAATATCCAGCAGCAGAAGGCCACTGGCTTGGAGGCATCTCAGAGAAAGCAGCAGCTGGAGGTGGAGCTGAGACAGGTCACTCAGATGCGAGCAGAAGAAAGCCTGAGATATAAGCAGTCTCTTGATGATGCTGCCATGACGATCCAAGACAAAAACAAGGAGATAGAAAGGTTAAAACAACTTGTAGAATCAGAAACAAATGAACGCAAATGCCTGGAAGATGAAAAGGCTAAATTGCAAAGGGCCCAGTACGACCTGCAGAAAGCAAATAGCAGTGCAACAGAGACAATAAGCAAATTGAAGGTTCAGGAGAAAGAACTAACGCGCCTGAGAATTGACTATGAAAGGATTTCTCAGGAGAGGATTGTGAAGGAGCAGGACATCACAAGATTCCAGAATTCTCTGAAAGACTTGCAGCTACAGAAGCAGATGGTGGAAGAGGAGCTGAATCGGCTAAAGAGGACAGCCTCAGAAGACTCCTCCAAGAGGAAGCAACTAGAGGAGGAGCTAGAAGGCATGAGGAGGTCTTTGAAGGAACAAGCGATAAAAATCACCAACTTGACCCAGCAGCTGGAACAGGCATCCATTGTTAAGAAAAGGAGTGAGGATGACCTCCGGCAGCAGAGGGATGTGCTGGACGGCCACctgagggagaagcagaggacCCAGGAAGAGCTGAGGAGGCTCTCTTTGGAGGTAGAAGCCCTGCAGCGGCAGCTGCTCCAGGAACAAGAAAATGTCAAACAGGCTCACTTGAGGAATGAGCATTTCCAGAAGGTGATAGAAGATAAAAGCAGAAGcttaaatgaaagcaaaatagaaaTCGAGAGGCTCCAGTCTCTCACAGAGAACTTGACCAAGGACCATTTGATGTTGGAAGAGGAACTACGGAACTTGAGGCTGGAATACGACGAACTCAGGAGGGGCCGAAGTGAAGCAGATAGTGATAAAAACGCAACCATCTCTGAATTAAGGAGCCAACTGCAGATCAGCAACAACCGGACCCTGGAACTGCAGGGGCTGATTAATgatttacagagagagagggaaaatttGAGACAGGAAATTGAGAAATTCCAAAAGCAGGCTTTAGAGGTATTCACAAATATTTGATCACAGCTCCACTGTCTCTCAAATAATTCACCCCATTATCATCTTACCTGACTGTGCTCTTGCTACTGAGATGAATGCTTGTAGAGagcctgatttttctttttattactgaactAGCATCTTTAGTCATCCAGACAACTGCTTTAAAGTAACTTCAGTGCTCTTTGCCCTTCTATTCTGTCACTGCATCAGTGCCAATTCGTGTGTGACCTGTGTTTGACCCTGCTTTTAGAACTTTAGCATGGCTGTAACATCTGAGATCACTTCCTCTGGTGTTGCACTCTATTTTCTAGAAGTGGCTCCTACTTGGTGAGCTGTGACctacagttttaatttaaattaaaaaaaaataaaatccgtATCATGGGCATTTTCTGTGCAATATTAAaaccacttttctctcttccttacacTAATTTTTGTGCATGCATTATTCTCCTCTCTTGATCATGGCCCTGTTTGTTtcgcttttatttttttaacccctaatttaaaaataacttctttaacCTCTAATACATTTGACTTCTATAGACAATATTTGTGTGGGGTTGGGCGTggggtatgtatatatttaaagatttttattgctttttaaaacatattaatataACTGTAACAGGTGATGTGTAGCTATAGCAGGTATGATTACCTGGAATAGAActccctctatttttaaaaaatataattactgtTAAGGATAAGACAGGACTACAACTTCTTCTagttcttttatggaaaaaaaatagtaagtatgAAGCCATATCTCAAAGTGGCACCATATAGCAACAGAAGGTGAGATGTAGGTATAGCAGGTGTAATTACCTGGAATAGAACTCCctgtattttttcaaaacataattGCCATTAAGAATAAGACAGGACTACAACTTCTCCTAGttccttttatggaaaaaatagtaaatacGAAGCCATTTCTCAGAGTGGCAACATATAGCTAcagaatttttttcatgaatgtgTAAGATGACAAAATAACATTACagctggagaaaaggaaggaagggaaaaaagtaaacaagtatttctttttaaaaatgtagaaaaagagGTTAAATTATGGTAGTCATATGATATGatccaaacctttttttttttccatttctttttaaattctaggCATCTAATAGGATTCAGGAATCAAAGAGTCAGTGCACTCAGGTGGTGCAGGAAAGAGAGAGCCTTCTGGTGAAAATCAAGGTTCTGGAGCAAGATAAGATCAGACTGCAGAGGCTGGAGGATGAGCTGAACCGGATGAAAGCAACTCTGGACGCAGAAAATAGGGTGAAACAGCACCTTGAGTGTGAGAAACAACAAATCCAGAATGACCTGAATCAGTGGAAAACTCAATATTCTCGCAAAGAAGAGGCTATTCGAAAGATagagtcagaaagagaaaagagcgagagagagaagaACTGCCTTAAGAGTGAGGTTGAAAGACTCCAAGCAGAGATCAAGAGGATTGAAGAGAGGTGCAGGCGAAAGTTGGAGGATTCTACCAGAGAGACACAGTCACAGTTGGAAATAGAACGCTCCCGACTTCAGAGGGAAATTGACAAACTCAAACAGCGCCCATATGGGTCCCACCGGGAGACCCAGACTGAGTATGAATGGACTGTTGACTCTGCCAAGCTGGTGTTTGATGGACTGAGAAAGAAGGTGACGGCGATGCAGCTCTACGAGTGCCAGTTGATTGACAAAACAACCTTGGACAAACTGCTGAAGGGGAAAAAGTCAGTGGAAGAAGTTGCTTCTGAAATCCAGCCTTTCCTTCGGGGCGCAGGAGCTATCGCTGGAGCATCTGTTTCCCCTAAGGAAAAGTTCTCTTTGGTAGAGgccaaaagaaagaaactaatcaCCCCAGAATCCGCAGTCATGCTTCTGGAGGCCCAGGCAGCTACAGGTGGTATAATTGATCCCCATAGGAATGAGAAGCTGACTGTTGACAGTGCAATAGCTCGGGACCTCATTGACTTCGATGACCGTCAACAGATATATACAGCAGAAAAAGCTATCACTGGTTTTGATGATCCATTTTCAGGCAAGACAGTATCTCTTTCAGAAGCCATCAAGAAAAATTTGATTGATAGAGAAACTGGAATGCGTCTGCTAGAAGCCCAGATTGCTTCAGGGGGGATAGTGGACCCCGTGAACAGTGTCTTTTTGCCAAAAGATATAGCCTTGGCTCGTGGGCTGATTGACAGAGATTTGTATCGGTCCCTAAATGATCCCCGAGATAGTCAGAAAAAGTTTGTAGATCCAGTCACCCAGAAGAAGGTCAGCTACATGCAACTGAGGGAACGGTGCAGAATCGAACCTCACACTGGTCTTCTCTTGCTGTTGGTACAGAAGAGAAGTATGTCCTTCCAAGGAATCAGACAACCTGTGACCGTTTCTGAGCTAGTAGATTCTGGTATATTGGGACTCAACACTGTAAATGAGCTGGAATCAGGTCGAATTTCTTATGATGAGGTTGGTGAGAGAATTAAGGACTTCCTTCAGGGTTCGAGCTGCATAGCAGGCATTTACAATGAGACCACAAAACAGAAGCTTGGCATTTATGAGGCCATGAAAATTGGCTTGGTTCGACCTGGTACTGCTCTGGAGTTGCTGGAAGCCCAAGCAGCTACTGGCTTTATAGTGGATCCTGTTAGCAACTTGAGGTTAACTGTGGAAGAAGCCTATAAAAGAGGTCTGGTGGGTATTGAGTTCAAAGAGAAGCTCCTGTCTGCAGAACGAGCTGTCACTGGGTATAATGATCCTGAAACAGGAAACATCATCTCTTTGTTCCAAGCCATGAACAAGGAACTCATTGAGAAGGGCCATGGCATTCGATTATTAGAAGCACAGATTGCAACTGGTGGGATTATCGACCCAAAGGAGAGCCATCGATTACCAGTTGACATTGCATACAAAAGGGGCTACTTTAATGAGGAGCTCAGTGAGATTCTCTCAGATCCAACTGATGATACAAAAGGATTTTTTGATCCAAACACTGAAGAAAATCTTACCTATTTACAACTAAAAGAAAGATGCATCAAGGATGAGGAAACGGGACTCTGTCTACTGCctctgaaagaaaagaagaagcagGTGCAGACATCACAGAAGAATACCCTGAGGAAGCGTAGAGTGGTCATTGTGGACCCAGAAACCAACAAGGAGATGTCTGTTCAGGAGGCTTACAAGAAGGGCCTTATCGATTATGAAACCTTTAAAGAACTGTGTGAGCAGGAGTGTGAGTGGGAAGAAATAACCATCACTGGATCTGATGGCTCCACCAGGGTGGTCCTGGTAGATAGAAAGACAGGCAGTCAGTATGATATTCAAGATGCTATTGACAAGGGCCTCGTTGACAGGAAGTTCTTCGATCAGTACCGATCTGGCAGCCTCAGCCTCACTCAGTTTGCTGATATGATCTCCTTGAAAAATGGTGTTGGCAACAGCATTGGCATGGGTGGTAGTGTCAGTGATGATGTTTTTAGCAACTCCCGACATGAGTCAGTAACTAAGATTTCTACTATATCTAGTGTCAGGAATTTAACCATCAAGAGCAGCTCTCTGTCTGACCCTCTGGAGGAATCGAGCCCTATCGCAGCCATCTTTGACACAGAAAACCTGGAGAAGATCTCCGTTGCAGAAGGTATCGAGCGGGGCATTGTGGATAGCATCACTGGCCAGAGGCTTCTGGAGGCTCAGGCCTGTACAGGCGGCATCATCCACCCAACCACCAGTCAGAAGCTGTCGCTGCAGGATGCCCTCTCCCAGGGTCTGATTGACCAAGATATGGCCACCAGGCTAAAGCCTGCCCAGAAAGCCTTCATTGGCTTTGAAGGTGTGAAGGGAAAGAAGATGTCGGCAGCagaggcagtgaaagaaaaatggctTCCTTATGAGGCTGGTCAGCGCTTCATGGAATTCCAGTACCTCACTGGAGGCCTAGTTGACCCGGAAGTGCATGGGAGAATAAGCATGGAAGAAGCCATCAGAAAGGGGTTCATCGATGGCCGAGCAGCTCAGAGGCTGCAGGACACCAGCAGTTATGCCAAAATCCTGACCTGCCCCAAAACCAAGTTAAAAATATCCTATAAGGATGCTATGAATCGCTCTATGGTGGAAGATGTCACTGGCCTACGCCTTCTGGAGGCCGCCTCTGTCTCATCCAAGGGCTTGCCCAGCCCTTATAACGTGTCTTCTGCCCCAGGCTCCCGCTCCGGCTCCCGCTCAGGCTCCCGCTCTGGCTCCCGCTCTGGCTCCCGCAGTGGGTCCCGGAGAGGAAGCTTTGATGCAACTGGGAATTCTTCCTACTCTTACTCCTACACCTTTAGCAGTAGCTCTATTGGGCACTAATAGTCAACTGGAAATGGTTGTTATACCTTGACTTCATTCATATGAATTTTCACtttattaaataagaaagaaacctGGTGCTTGCAGTATAGTGATAGGATTTTCTGTGCTTAAGGAAACAGCCTAAGTTGAAATCAAGTAGTAAAGGCTGTTCAGGCTTTTTATCTTCTTAGCTCACCTCAACTAATGTAATACACTGGATGTAGTGTATCTGAAGTGGTAATCATTTGTAAGGATAGCACAAATTGAATTTAGAATTTGTTCTGTGTTTAGATTTTTGATTGATTCTTCTTGAAGTTCTTTTGGCCTATAATACAGATTTCTGTTCttagagatgaaaattaaatggaTCATTAATATTTTAGTCATTTTGTTTCTCATCTAAATAGTTCCCCTTTCTGTATTAGGAGattcccaccctcccaccccctgccaaaaGAAACCCACCCAAACTTAAGCATTTTGGAATGAGTCTTCTTCAGTTTTAGAATATGGATTGTATGACCCCATACACTCTTATGTATCTGTTTGGTTTGGTATTAATTTGACTGTTCATGATAGCAGCaatctttgcttttctttggtCAAAGTTTCCTGTTTATTTTGCTTGTCATTTTCATTGTACTTTAAAAAGCTGTCTGTGAAGTTTGCTATTCTGGCAATAAACTTTTggacttttgaattttttgtgttTTGACTTAATATGTTTATACACACAAGGCCATTTAGCAGCAGCTTTTTGCAAAATACGCGTTAAGAAAGACCATTTATAAACCATTTTAGTTCTGAATTCTTGTTAGAATTTTGTCTTCGAACATAGTTCTTTCAACACTTCTTGAGTGCCTGTTGTGTATCAGG
This DNA window, taken from Desmodus rotundus isolate HL8 chromosome 3, HLdesRot8A.1, whole genome shotgun sequence, encodes the following:
- the DSP gene encoding desmoplakin isoform X1, translating into MSCNGGSHPRINTLGRMTRAESGPDLRYELTCGGGGGGGGGGGGGGTSRTYYSRRYAVYDQNSDGYGQTGTMSRQQNQNTIQELLQNCADCLMRAELIVQPELKYGDGIQLARSRELEEYFAQASDQMEITDSLIREMRQMGQPCEAYQKRLLQLQEQMRALCKAISVPRVRRASSKGGGGYTCQSGSGWDEFTKRVTSECLGWIRQQRVDMDALSWGMDPASVEQSISNHRSVHNAIEEYHWQLDKMKADLREKAAIYQLEGEYENLLKASSERMEHLRQLQNIILAAYREIMWINDCEEEELLFDWSDKNTNIAQKQEAFSIRMSQLEVKEKELNKLKQESDQLVLNQHPASDKIEAYMDTLQTQWSWILQITKCIDVHLKENAAYFQFFEEAQSTEAYLKGLQDSIRKKYPCDKNMPLQRLLDQIKDLEKEREKIHEYKRQVQNLVNKSKKIVQLKPRNPDYRSSKPIILRALCDYKQDQKIVHKGDECILKDNNERSKWYVTGPGGVDMLVPSVSLIIPPPNPLAVDLAGKIEQYYEAIWALWNQLYINMKSLVSWHYCMIDIEKIRAMTIAKLRTMRKEDYQKTLTDLESHYQEFITNSQGSEMFGDDDKRKMQTQFTDAQKHYQTLVIQLPGHHQHQTVSTTEITHIGSCQDVNHNKVIETNRENDKQETWMLVELQKIRRQMELCEGRMALKNILLADQGSSHHITLKINELKSVQNDSQAIAEVLNQLKDMLANFRGSEKYCYLQNEIFGLFQKLENINGVTDGYLNSLCAVRALLQAILQTEDMLKVYEARLTEEETVYLDLDKVEAYRCGLKKIKNDLNLKKSLLATMKTELQKAQQIYSQTSQQYPLHDLDLGKFSIKVTQLTDRWQRIDKQIDYRLWDLEKQIKQLRNYRDNYQTFCKWLYEAKRRQDSLESMKFGDSNTVMRFLNEQKNLHNEISGKRDKAEEVQKVAELCANSIKDYELQLASYTSGLETLLNIPIKRTMVQSPSGVILQEAADVHSRYIELLTKSGDYYRFLSEMLKSLEDLKLKNTKIEVLEEELKLARDANSENCNKNKFLDQNLQKCQTECSQARAKLVSLEELKRQAELDGKAAKQNLDRCYGQIKELNEKITRLTYEIEDEKRRRKAVEDRLDQQKSDYDQLQKARQCEKESLGWQKIESEKAIKEKECEIERLRILLQEESSRKREYENELAKVRNHYNEEISNLRNKFETEINITKTTIKEISMQKEDDSKNLRNQLERLSRENRDLKDEVVRLNDSILQTTEHRRRAEEDALQQKACGSEMMQKKQHLEMELKQVIQQRSEDNARHKQSLEEAAKTIQDKNKEIERLKADFQEEAKRRWEYENELAKVRNNYDEEIISLKNQFETEINITKTTIHQLTMQKEEDTSGYRAQIDNLTRENRNLCEEIKRLKNTLAQTTENLRRVEENIQQQKATGLEASQRKQQLEVELRQVTQMRAEESLRYKQSLDDAAMTIQDKNKEIERLKQLVESETNERKCLEDEKAKLQRAQYDLQKANSSATETISKLKVQEKELTRLRIDYERISQERIVKEQDITRFQNSLKDLQLQKQMVEEELNRLKRTASEDSSKRKQLEEELEGMRRSLKEQAIKITNLTQQLEQASIVKKRSEDDLRQQRDVLDGHLREKQRTQEELRRLSLEVEALQRQLLQEQENVKQAHLRNEHFQKVIEDKSRSLNESKIEIERLQSLTENLTKDHLMLEEELRNLRLEYDELRRGRSEADSDKNATISELRSQLQISNNRTLELQGLINDLQRERENLRQEIEKFQKQALEASNRIQESKSQCTQVVQERESLLVKIKVLEQDKIRLQRLEDELNRMKATLDAENRVKQHLECEKQQIQNDLNQWKTQYSRKEEAIRKIESEREKSEREKNCLKSEVERLQAEIKRIEERCRRKLEDSTRETQSQLEIERSRLQREIDKLKQRPYGSHRETQTEYEWTVDSAKLVFDGLRKKVTAMQLYECQLIDKTTLDKLLKGKKSVEEVASEIQPFLRGAGAIAGASVSPKEKFSLVEAKRKKLITPESAVMLLEAQAATGGIIDPHRNEKLTVDSAIARDLIDFDDRQQIYTAEKAITGFDDPFSGKTVSLSEAIKKNLIDRETGMRLLEAQIASGGIVDPVNSVFLPKDIALARGLIDRDLYRSLNDPRDSQKKFVDPVTQKKVSYMQLRERCRIEPHTGLLLLLVQKRSMSFQGIRQPVTVSELVDSGILGLNTVNELESGRISYDEVGERIKDFLQGSSCIAGIYNETTKQKLGIYEAMKIGLVRPGTALELLEAQAATGFIVDPVSNLRLTVEEAYKRGLVGIEFKEKLLSAERAVTGYNDPETGNIISLFQAMNKELIEKGHGIRLLEAQIATGGIIDPKESHRLPVDIAYKRGYFNEELSEILSDPTDDTKGFFDPNTEENLTYLQLKERCIKDEETGLCLLPLKEKKKQVQTSQKNTLRKRRVVIVDPETNKEMSVQEAYKKGLIDYETFKELCEQECEWEEITITGSDGSTRVVLVDRKTGSQYDIQDAIDKGLVDRKFFDQYRSGSLSLTQFADMISLKNGVGNSIGMGGSVSDDVFSNSRHESVTKISTISSVRNLTIKSSSLSDPLEESSPIAAIFDTENLEKISVAEGIERGIVDSITGQRLLEAQACTGGIIHPTTSQKLSLQDALSQGLIDQDMATRLKPAQKAFIGFEGVKGKKMSAAEAVKEKWLPYEAGQRFMEFQYLTGGLVDPEVHGRISMEEAIRKGFIDGRAAQRLQDTSSYAKILTCPKTKLKISYKDAMNRSMVEDVTGLRLLEAASVSSKGLPSPYNVSSAPGSRSGSRSGSRSGSRSGSRSGSRRGSFDATGNSSYSYSYTFSSSSIGH